The following proteins come from a genomic window of Sesamum indicum cultivar Zhongzhi No. 13 linkage group LG10, S_indicum_v1.0, whole genome shotgun sequence:
- the LOC105172175 gene encoding uncharacterized protein LOC105172175 codes for MHFFRKYLFLLTYSALMDNLRLLLSAVAVVLVAVVSSPSLHKFLSLNQLSLRGGEVADLVVINGTIYTSDAAFPFADSMAIRSGRILRVGNSSSMQDLAGSGTRTLNLQGKLVVPGFIDSHVHLIYGGLQMAQVQLHGVNQKDQFVNKVKEAVSYLQPGIWLQGGGWNNDLWGGEPPMASWIDDITPHNPVWLMRMDGHMGLANSLALDIAGISKNTVDPEGGTIMRNSIGEPTGLLIDSAMKLVMSCIPEVSVEERREALLRAANYALTRGVTTVVDLGRYLPGASPELSWEDFSDVYKWADLSGKMKIRVCLFFPMETWTRVHELITQAGRKLSPWIYLGGMKSFADGSLGSNSALFYEPYVDEPLNYGLQVTDTDMLYNMTLSSDKAGLQVAVHAIGDRANGLILDLYKSVASENGMRDRRFRIEHAQHLAHGAAARFGEQEVIASVQPDHLLDDADSARKKLGVERADGESYLFHSLLAGNAQLALGSDWPVADMNPLGSIKTAVKRVPPGWTKAWGPSERLSLSDALNGYTISAARSCFLDEDIGSLSPGKMADFVVLSVDSWDKFAAEASASASVEATYVGGSQAYSKSLNEDL; via the exons atgcatttttttcgGAAGTATCTGTTCTTACTTACCTACTCTGCTCTAATGGACAATCTGCGGTTGTTACTCTCCGCCGTAGCTGTCGTTCTCGTCGCCGTCGTTTCGTCCCCTTCTCTTCACAAATTCTTGTCCCTAAACC AGCTTTCGTTGCGTGGCGGAGAAGTGGCGGATTTGGTGGTGATAAATGGGACTATATACACCAGCGACGCTGCTTTCCCTTTTGCTGATTCAATGGCCATTCGCAGCGGTCGGATTCTTCGAGTTGGCAACTCTTCCTCCATGCAG GATTTGGCTGGATCTGGAACTAGAACATTAAATCTTCAGGGGAAACTGGTGGTTCCTGGATTTATTGACTCACATGTTCACCTGATTTATGGAGGATTGCAG ATGGCTCAAGTTCAACTCCACGGTGTCAACCAAAAAGATCAGTTTGTGAACAAGGTCAAAGAGGCAGTATCAT ATTTGCAACCTGGTATCTGGTTGCAAGGTGGTGGTTGGAACAACGATCTATGGGGAGGAGAGCCGCCTATGGCATCTTGGATTGATGATATTACTCCTCATAATCCT GTCTGGCTGATGAGAATGGATGGGCACATGGGTTTGGCTAACTCTCTAGCACTAGATATTGCTGGAATATCTAAAAATACAGTGGATCCAGAAGGTGGAACTATTATGAGAAACAGTATTGGAG AACCTACTGGTTTGTTGATTGATTCTGCAATGAAGCTTGTAATGTCCTGCATCCCGGAGGTCTCAGTGGAGGAGAGGCGGGAAGCTCTGTTAAGAGCTGCCAATTATGCCTTGACGAGAGGTGTTACGACAGTTGTTGATTTAGGGCGTTATCTTCCTGGTGCATCACCAGAACTCTCGTGGGAAGATTTTTCAG ATGTCTATAAATGGGCTGATTTATCAGGAAAGATGAAGATTAGGGTTTGCTTGTTTTTTCCAATGGAGACTTGGACACGGGTGCAT GAGCTTATAACTCAAGCAGGTCGTAAGTTGAGCCCATGGATTTATTTAGGTGGCATGAAATCTTTTGCAGATGGATCTTTGGGATCCAACAGTGCACTGTTTTATGAG CCATATGTTGATGAACCACTCAATTATGGCCTGCAAGTGACAGACACAGATATGCTGTACAATATGACTCTCTCTTCTGATAAAGCTGGCCTTCAG GTTGCTGTTCATGCCATAGGCGACAGGGCCAATGGCTTGATACTGGACTTGTATAAATCAGTTGCTTCTGAGAATGGAATGAGGGACAGAAGATTTAGG ATTGAGCATGCTCAGCATTTGGCTCATGGGGCAGCTGCCAGGTTCGGGGAACAAGAAGTTATTGCCTCAGTGCAG CCTGATCACTTATTAGATGATGCTGATTCTGCCAGAAAAAAACTTGGGGTTGAGAGAGCAGATGGAGAATCATACTTATTTCATTCCCTCCTTGCCGGCAATGCGCAGTTGGCACTTGGCTCTGACTGGCCA GTAGCTGACATGAATCCTTTGGGAAGCATAAAGACAGCAGTGAAAAGAGTACCTCCTGGTTGGACAAAAGCTTGGGGTCCATCCGAACGCCTTAGTCTGAGTGATGCGTTGAATGG GTACACCATTTCAGCTGCTCGTTCGTGCTTCCTTGATGAGGACATCGGGTCACTCTCTCCTGGTAAAATGGCAGACTTTGTGGTTCTATCCGTGGATTCATGGGATAAGTTTGCTGCAGAAGCTTCTGCTTCTGCTTCTGTTGAGGCTACATACGTCGGTGGATCACAAGCATACTCCAAGAGTCTTAACGAAGACCTGTGA